One Rhodococcus sp. P1Y DNA window includes the following coding sequences:
- a CDS encoding acyl-CoA dehydrogenase family protein, whose amino-acid sequence MTEHLSSSNLPDEYQQLIKSVADFTRTVVAPVSAKHDAEHSFPYEVVAGMAEMGLFGLPFPEEYGGMGGDYFALCLALEELGKVDQSVAMTLEAGVSLGAMPVYRFGNEEQKQQWLPKLTAGKALAAFGLTEPGAGSDAGGTKTTAKRDGTDWIINGSKQFITNSGTDITELVTVAAVTGVDEATGRKQISSILVPTDTPGFVAEPPYNKVGWNASDTHPLSFTDVRVPQENLLGQEGRGYANFLHILDEGRIAIAAVSVGAAQGCVDESVKYAKEREAFGSPIARNQAISFKIARMEARAHTARTAYYDAAALMLAGKPFKKAASIAKLVASEAAMDNARDATQIHGGYGFMNEYVVARHYRDSKILEIGEGTTEVQLMLIARSLGL is encoded by the coding sequence ATGACCGAGCATCTTTCGTCGTCGAATCTTCCCGACGAATACCAGCAGCTGATCAAATCCGTTGCGGACTTCACCCGGACGGTGGTCGCGCCGGTGTCGGCGAAACACGATGCCGAGCATTCGTTTCCGTACGAGGTCGTCGCAGGCATGGCGGAGATGGGACTGTTCGGTCTGCCATTCCCCGAGGAGTACGGCGGCATGGGCGGCGACTACTTCGCACTGTGTCTGGCACTAGAGGAACTCGGCAAGGTCGATCAGAGCGTCGCGATGACTCTCGAGGCCGGAGTGTCGCTCGGTGCCATGCCGGTGTACCGCTTCGGCAACGAGGAGCAGAAGCAGCAATGGCTGCCCAAGCTGACTGCCGGCAAGGCCTTGGCTGCGTTCGGGTTGACCGAGCCGGGCGCGGGGAGCGATGCAGGCGGCACCAAGACCACCGCCAAGCGCGACGGCACCGACTGGATCATCAACGGAAGCAAGCAGTTCATCACCAACTCCGGCACCGACATCACCGAACTGGTGACCGTCGCCGCGGTGACCGGAGTGGACGAAGCAACCGGACGCAAACAGATTTCGTCGATTCTCGTTCCCACCGATACCCCGGGGTTCGTCGCCGAACCGCCGTACAACAAGGTCGGCTGGAATGCCTCGGACACCCACCCGCTCAGCTTCACCGACGTGCGCGTGCCACAGGAGAACCTCCTCGGACAGGAAGGCCGCGGGTACGCGAACTTCCTGCACATCCTCGACGAAGGCCGCATCGCGATCGCTGCGGTATCGGTCGGTGCCGCGCAGGGCTGCGTCGACGAGAGCGTGAAGTACGCCAAGGAACGTGAAGCGTTCGGCAGCCCGATCGCCCGCAATCAGGCGATCTCGTTCAAGATCGCTCGCATGGAGGCCCGCGCGCACACCGCACGGACCGCCTACTACGACGCGGCCGCACTGATGTTGGCGGGCAAACCGTTCAAGAAAGCGGCGTCCATCGCCAAGCTCGTGGCATCCGAGGCTGCGATGGACAACGCGCGCGACGCGACACAGATCCACGGCGGGTACGGCTTCATGAACGAATACGTGGTTGCCCGGCACTACCGCGACAGCAAAATCCTCGAGATCGGTGAAGGCACCACCGAGGTTCAGCTCATGCTGATCGCCCGGAGCCTGGGACTATGA
- a CDS encoding acetyl-CoA carboxylase biotin carboxylase subunit produces the protein MSSQIKHIDTILIANRGEIAVRVARTLRRMGIRSVAVYSDADADARHVSEADIAVRLGPASARESYLSIPKVIDAAKSTGAQGIHPGYGFLSENADFAAACAAADIAFLGPPARAIEVMGDKIAAKAAVSGFGVPVVPGISRPGLTDADLVAGAEEVGFPVLVKPSAGGGGKGMRLVERTEDLPAALASARREAASSFGDDTLFLERFVLRPRHIEVQILADGHGNVIHLGERECSLQRRHQKVIEEAPSPLLDEATRTRIGEAACNTARSVDYTGAGTVEFIVSADHPDEFFFMEMNTRLQVEHPVTELVTGLDLVEWQVRVAAGEPLSLAQDEVTMTGHAIEARVYAEDPGRGFLPTGGVVVGLREPEGDGIRVDSGLAVGTEVSSNYDPMLSKVIAHGADRTTALRALDRALADTSVLGVVTNIEFARFLLADVDVRAGRLDTGLLDRRLEDFTAAEVSGEALIAAAAVSWLTTWQSGTDDIWSTPTGWRVGALAPYTVRLVAGERSEHVAITGTPAAAKVEIGDGSPSLLSAQIDGDTITIVVDGRRETLRFAHDGNAVWVSSARGTWAVRTVAEPSVREDDTQSGDAEILSPMPGSIIAIGTTSGSAVTAGTAVVVVEAMKMEHTLTTPIDGTVELTVAVGDQVRVDQVLARIVPTDTEKDKS, from the coding sequence ATGAGCAGCCAGATCAAACATATCGACACCATCCTGATCGCCAACCGCGGAGAAATAGCCGTGCGAGTGGCACGCACGTTGCGGCGCATGGGTATTCGGTCGGTTGCCGTATACAGTGACGCCGACGCCGACGCCCGCCATGTCTCCGAAGCGGACATCGCGGTACGACTCGGACCGGCGAGTGCCCGAGAGAGTTACCTATCGATACCGAAGGTGATCGACGCAGCAAAATCAACCGGTGCACAGGGAATTCATCCCGGGTACGGGTTCCTCTCCGAAAATGCCGACTTCGCCGCGGCCTGCGCGGCAGCGGATATCGCATTCCTGGGTCCCCCAGCTCGAGCGATCGAGGTGATGGGCGACAAGATCGCCGCCAAGGCGGCCGTATCCGGGTTCGGTGTTCCCGTCGTACCCGGCATCTCCCGCCCAGGCCTGACCGACGCCGACCTCGTAGCGGGAGCCGAGGAGGTCGGGTTCCCTGTTCTCGTCAAACCGTCCGCCGGCGGCGGAGGAAAGGGAATGCGTCTCGTCGAGCGCACCGAGGACCTACCCGCCGCCCTCGCCAGTGCCCGCCGTGAAGCGGCCTCCTCGTTCGGCGACGACACGCTGTTTCTCGAGCGATTCGTGTTGCGGCCCCGGCACATCGAGGTACAGATCCTCGCCGACGGGCACGGCAACGTCATTCATCTCGGTGAACGCGAATGCAGCCTGCAGCGACGGCATCAGAAGGTTATCGAAGAAGCACCGTCCCCGCTCCTGGACGAGGCCACCCGTACTCGCATCGGAGAAGCAGCGTGTAACACTGCCCGCAGCGTCGACTACACCGGCGCCGGTACCGTCGAGTTCATCGTCTCAGCCGACCACCCCGACGAATTCTTCTTCATGGAGATGAACACCCGGCTCCAGGTCGAGCATCCCGTCACCGAACTCGTCACCGGGCTCGATCTGGTCGAGTGGCAGGTCCGTGTCGCCGCCGGCGAGCCACTGTCCTTGGCACAAGACGAGGTAACGATGACCGGTCACGCCATCGAAGCTCGCGTGTATGCCGAGGACCCGGGTCGGGGCTTTCTCCCCACCGGCGGCGTGGTGGTCGGATTGCGGGAACCCGAGGGCGACGGTATCCGCGTCGACTCGGGCCTCGCAGTCGGTACCGAGGTCAGCAGCAACTACGACCCCATGCTCTCGAAGGTCATCGCCCACGGCGCCGATCGCACGACCGCGCTACGTGCGCTCGACCGTGCGCTGGCAGACACCTCGGTACTCGGCGTCGTCACCAACATCGAATTCGCACGATTTCTGCTTGCCGACGTCGATGTCCGGGCCGGCCGACTCGACACAGGCCTTCTCGATCGCCGGCTCGAAGACTTCACTGCCGCGGAAGTTTCCGGCGAAGCCTTGATCGCCGCCGCTGCAGTGTCCTGGTTGACGACCTGGCAGTCCGGCACGGACGACATCTGGTCGACGCCCACCGGATGGCGCGTCGGTGCGCTGGCCCCCTACACGGTTCGTCTGGTTGCAGGTGAGCGATCGGAACACGTGGCGATCACCGGAACACCCGCCGCAGCCAAGGTGGAGATCGGCGACGGTTCGCCGTCTCTTCTCAGTGCGCAGATCGACGGGGACACGATCACCATCGTGGTCGACGGTAGGAGGGAAACCCTACGGTTCGCTCACGACGGAAACGCAGTGTGGGTATCGAGTGCACGCGGAACCTGGGCCGTACGAACCGTCGCCGAACCCAGTGTCCGCGAGGACGACACGCAGTCAGGTGACGCAGAGATCCTCTCACCGATGCCGGGTTCGATCATCGCGATCGGAACCACTTCCGGTAGCGCCGTGACCGCAGGCACGGCTGTCGTCGTCGTCGAGGCCATGAAGATGGAGCACACCTTGACCACGCCCATTGACGGCACCGTCGAACTCACCGTCGCTGTCGGGGATCAGGTTCGTGTCGACCAGGTCCTCGCCCGCATCGTTCCCACCGATACCGAGAAGGACAAGTCATGA
- a CDS encoding carboxyl transferase domain-containing protein: MAIETSANRADHELLTGQLAEKLALAALGGSEKSRERHIARGKLLPRDRVDELLDPGSPFLEIAPLAANGLYDDECPGAGVIAGIGRVSGRECIIIANDATVKGGTYYPMTVKKHLRAQEIALQNTLPCIYLVDSGGAFLPRQDEVFPDRDHFGRIFFNQATMSAKGIAQIAAVMGSCTAGGAYVPAMSDEAIIVKNQGTIFLGGPPLVKAATGEVVTAEELGGGDLHSKVSGVTDHLAEDDRDALRRVRKIISTLGPRTTRPWDVVPTRDPIADQTEIYDVVPTDPRTPYDVREVITRVVDAGEFDEFKAEYGKTLVTGFAHIHGNPVGIIANNGVLFAESAMKGAHFIELCDKRSIPLVFLQNITGFMVGRDYEAGGIAKHGAKMVTAVACARVPKLTVVIGGSYGAGNYSMCGRAYSPRFLFMWPNARISVMGGEQAASVLATVRSEQLDAACKPWSDEDQESFKAPIRSQYETQGNPYYSTARLWDDGIIDPADTRTVLGLALSACANAPLEPVSYGVFRM, encoded by the coding sequence ATGGCGATCGAAACTTCTGCCAACCGAGCAGACCACGAACTCCTGACCGGCCAACTCGCCGAGAAGCTCGCGCTCGCAGCACTCGGTGGCAGCGAGAAATCCCGAGAACGGCACATCGCCCGAGGCAAGCTGCTCCCACGCGACCGTGTCGACGAACTGTTGGATCCGGGCAGCCCGTTTCTGGAAATCGCGCCGCTGGCGGCAAATGGTCTCTACGACGACGAATGCCCCGGCGCAGGTGTCATCGCCGGTATCGGCCGCGTCTCCGGTCGCGAATGCATCATCATCGCCAACGATGCCACCGTCAAGGGCGGCACCTACTATCCGATGACGGTGAAGAAGCATCTGCGCGCCCAGGAGATCGCTCTGCAGAACACGCTGCCGTGTATCTACCTCGTCGACTCCGGTGGCGCCTTCCTCCCTCGCCAGGACGAGGTGTTTCCCGACCGCGACCACTTCGGACGTATCTTCTTCAACCAGGCAACCATGAGCGCCAAGGGAATTGCTCAAATCGCAGCCGTGATGGGCTCGTGTACCGCAGGCGGGGCATACGTGCCGGCAATGAGCGACGAGGCCATCATCGTCAAGAATCAGGGCACGATCTTCCTCGGCGGGCCGCCATTGGTGAAGGCCGCGACCGGTGAGGTCGTCACCGCCGAAGAGCTGGGCGGCGGAGATCTGCATTCGAAGGTCTCCGGCGTCACCGACCATCTTGCAGAAGACGATCGAGACGCATTGCGCCGCGTCCGGAAGATCATCTCGACCCTTGGGCCCCGGACTACGCGGCCGTGGGACGTCGTTCCCACACGCGACCCGATCGCCGACCAGACGGAGATCTACGATGTCGTCCCCACCGACCCGCGCACGCCGTACGACGTCCGAGAGGTAATCACTCGGGTGGTCGATGCAGGCGAATTCGACGAGTTCAAAGCCGAATACGGAAAGACGCTCGTCACCGGATTCGCCCACATCCACGGTAATCCCGTCGGAATAATCGCCAACAACGGTGTGCTGTTCGCCGAATCTGCCATGAAGGGCGCACATTTCATCGAACTCTGCGACAAGCGCAGCATCCCGCTGGTGTTCCTGCAGAACATCACCGGCTTCATGGTCGGGCGCGACTACGAAGCGGGGGGCATCGCCAAGCACGGCGCGAAGATGGTCACCGCAGTGGCCTGCGCCCGCGTCCCCAAACTCACCGTCGTCATCGGCGGCTCCTACGGTGCCGGCAACTACTCCATGTGCGGCAGAGCGTATTCGCCACGCTTTCTCTTCATGTGGCCCAATGCCCGGATCTCGGTGATGGGCGGAGAACAGGCAGCCTCCGTGCTGGCCACCGTACGAAGCGAACAACTCGACGCCGCATGTAAGCCATGGTCCGACGAGGATCAAGAATCGTTCAAGGCACCGATTCGCTCGCAGTACGAAACCCAGGGAAACCCCTATTATTCGACGGCTCGACTGTGGGATGACGGCATAATCGACCCCGCCGACACCAGAACTGTCCTCGGGCTGGCCCTGTCGGCGTGCGCCAATGCGCCGCTCGAGCCGGTCTCCTACGGCGTTTTCAGAATGTGA
- a CDS encoding SACE_7040 family transcriptional regulator produces MTLREQKKAERREQLLAAAASMFADRGFTSVRLEDLGAAVGVSGPAVYRHFPNKEAVLVELLVDISAFLLAGGRRVVDDEGEGGQTLRDLIEFHLDFAVGSPALIRIQDRDLQNLPESARRKVRRMQREYVELWVSTLCSVDSSLSESDARTQAHALFGLINSTPYSAGRSPSRGARSVLRGMAFGALGIEEQCGDVRSVNG; encoded by the coding sequence ATGACGTTGCGAGAGCAGAAAAAGGCGGAGCGGCGCGAGCAGCTGCTGGCTGCAGCTGCATCGATGTTCGCGGACCGAGGATTCACATCGGTGCGCCTGGAGGACTTGGGCGCAGCTGTCGGTGTCAGTGGGCCAGCGGTGTATCGGCATTTTCCGAACAAGGAGGCGGTTCTGGTCGAACTGCTGGTCGATATTTCGGCGTTCTTGCTTGCGGGAGGACGGCGGGTGGTGGACGACGAAGGTGAGGGCGGGCAGACACTGAGGGATTTGATCGAGTTCCACTTGGACTTCGCGGTCGGCTCGCCTGCTCTGATTCGAATCCAGGATCGGGACCTGCAAAATCTGCCCGAATCCGCCCGGCGCAAAGTCCGCAGAATGCAGCGCGAGTACGTGGAGCTGTGGGTATCGACGCTCTGTTCAGTCGATTCGAGTTTGAGTGAGTCCGATGCCAGGACGCAGGCTCACGCGCTGTTCGGTCTGATCAACTCCACTCCGTACAGTGCGGGACGAAGTCCATCTCGGGGTGCGCGTTCGGTCCTCCGAGGCATGGCGTTCGGTGCCCTCGGCATCGAGGAGCAATGCGGGGACGTTCGTTCGGTGAACGGCTGA
- a CDS encoding acetyl-CoA C-acetyltransferase, with protein MTVSVIVAGARTPVGRLSGSLKDFSGSDLGGIAIKGALDKSGVAPELVEYVIMGQVLTAGAGQIPARQAAVAAGIPMDVPALTINKVCLSGVDAIALADQLIRAGEFEIVVAGGQESMTQAPHMLEKSRAGFKYGDVTMKDHLAYDGLYDIFTEQAMGGLTESRNDGAVASTREEQDAFAAASHQRAATAWKNGNFDDEVVPVEIPQRKGDPIIFSQDEGIRADTTADTLAKLRPAFSKTGTITAGNASTINDGAAAVVVMSKTKAESLGLTWIAEIGAHGVVAGPDSSLQSQPARAIVKACAKEGIDPKDLDLIEINEAFAAVGIASTRELGIDDSKVNVNGGAIAIGHPLGMSGARIALHLALELQRRGGGIGAAALCGGGGQGDALIVRVPKQ; from the coding sequence GTGACCGTCTCTGTCATCGTCGCCGGGGCTCGTACCCCGGTCGGTCGACTGTCCGGATCGTTGAAGGACTTCTCGGGTTCCGATCTCGGCGGGATCGCGATCAAGGGAGCATTGGACAAGTCCGGTGTAGCACCCGAGCTCGTCGAGTACGTCATCATGGGCCAGGTCCTCACCGCAGGCGCCGGCCAGATCCCCGCTCGTCAGGCAGCAGTTGCCGCAGGCATCCCGATGGACGTCCCCGCCCTGACGATCAACAAAGTGTGCCTGTCGGGCGTCGACGCCATCGCCCTGGCCGATCAGCTCATCCGTGCTGGTGAATTCGAGATCGTCGTCGCAGGCGGTCAGGAATCGATGACGCAGGCACCGCACATGCTCGAAAAGTCCCGCGCCGGATTCAAATACGGCGACGTGACCATGAAAGATCACCTCGCGTACGACGGGCTGTACGACATCTTCACCGAGCAGGCCATGGGCGGGCTCACCGAATCCCGCAACGACGGCGCGGTCGCCAGCACCCGCGAAGAGCAGGACGCGTTCGCCGCAGCCTCACACCAGCGGGCAGCGACGGCCTGGAAGAACGGCAACTTCGACGACGAGGTCGTGCCGGTCGAAATTCCGCAGCGCAAGGGCGATCCGATTATCTTCTCGCAGGACGAGGGCATCCGCGCAGACACCACCGCAGACACCCTCGCCAAACTCCGCCCGGCCTTCTCCAAGACCGGCACCATCACCGCGGGCAATGCCTCGACCATCAACGACGGCGCCGCCGCCGTCGTCGTGATGAGCAAGACCAAAGCCGAAAGCCTCGGGCTCACGTGGATCGCCGAAATCGGTGCACACGGCGTCGTCGCCGGCCCCGACTCCTCGCTCCAGTCTCAGCCGGCACGCGCGATCGTCAAAGCCTGCGCGAAGGAAGGAATCGACCCCAAGGACCTCGATCTGATCGAGATCAACGAAGCCTTCGCGGCCGTCGGGATCGCCTCGACCCGTGAACTGGGAATCGACGACAGCAAGGTCAACGTCAACGGCGGCGCCATCGCAATCGGTCACCCACTCGGCATGTCCGGCGCCCGCATCGCGCTGCATCTCGCACTCGAACTGCAGCGCCGCGGCGGCGGAATCGGCGCAGCAGCACTGTGCGGCGGCGGCGGACAAGGCGACGCACTGATCGTGCGCGTTCCCAAGCAGTAA
- a CDS encoding LuxR C-terminal-related transcriptional regulator, with protein MSTSRRSPRRTGNLPAELTNFVGRRRALESVTQLLSSNRLVTLTGPGGVGKSRLAVEVAEGIRRRFPDGVWLVELAEIDDPLGVSRTIARVLDVRDQSHGDPIDTLGGYLQSRRVLLVLDNCEHLAAATATVAHTLLRFAPQLRILTTSRQALGVNGEHVHVLPPLTSPAGAEDATVAELLEFEAVQLFLDRSRSVAPDFEITDENRSAVRVLCSCLDGIPLAIELASARLRSMTIEQIASRVEDLPDLLSNAHGATGRQQALNALMNWSFQLCTPAEQEVWTRVSVFVGSFDLAAATAVCERTNLTCPDVLAALAGLVDKSVLVLAVHPDASYRFLEPIRQFGRAELNHGGKESETRQLHCGHFAKLVAQSHLEEFGPNQLPHLRQMRHHHADICSAMQFAMLSGRVEAIVIAGALRIYWHSTGSLTEGRSWLAAALDQHPDADYVRAQAQWADTWLALMQGDTDSAVAETAAGLVLSQKIESEHLRHRFGLASGVASLHSGDLTTAAETLQAAYLGCESRDDLVGMSIALVQLALTSIMLGDYEASSAYASNSVQLSERNGESWYKAHAHWALSISLWRQGKPESAVIELNTSIELMTEFGERLVLARSFEVLGWIATDSGEFIRGAQLIGMSTRLWDDTGAALSAFGRLDFLHEECVAKLDEELGTAGLREEMRHGASSSLHDAINFALNRGADAQDTAEYVASGLTAEPEMTKRESQVAELIAIGKSNKEIATALSISIRTVEAHVEHIFNKFDFTSRTQIAVWQHARK; from the coding sequence GTGAGCACATCCAGACGGTCACCTCGACGAACTGGAAACTTGCCCGCGGAGCTGACGAACTTCGTCGGCCGCCGTCGAGCCCTCGAATCCGTCACACAGCTGTTGTCGTCCAATCGGCTCGTCACCCTTACTGGCCCAGGTGGGGTAGGCAAGAGCAGGCTCGCCGTAGAGGTAGCGGAGGGCATACGACGGCGTTTTCCAGATGGTGTCTGGCTCGTCGAGTTAGCTGAAATCGACGACCCGCTTGGCGTATCGCGAACGATTGCTCGAGTGCTCGATGTGCGGGATCAGTCCCATGGCGACCCGATCGACACGCTCGGCGGCTACCTGCAATCACGACGGGTGTTGCTCGTACTCGACAACTGCGAACACTTGGCCGCCGCAACTGCCACCGTGGCTCACACCTTGTTACGATTCGCGCCACAGCTGAGAATCCTGACCACTAGTAGGCAAGCACTCGGGGTCAACGGTGAACACGTCCACGTTCTGCCACCCCTGACGAGCCCCGCCGGAGCAGAGGATGCAACGGTGGCCGAGTTACTCGAGTTCGAGGCGGTTCAGCTGTTTCTGGACCGTTCACGTTCTGTAGCACCAGATTTCGAGATCACTGACGAAAACCGGTCCGCTGTCCGGGTACTTTGCTCGTGTCTCGACGGCATTCCACTCGCCATCGAGCTGGCCTCAGCCCGCCTGCGCTCGATGACCATCGAACAGATTGCCAGCCGAGTAGAGGATCTGCCCGACCTATTGTCGAATGCACACGGCGCAACAGGGCGCCAACAGGCGCTGAATGCTCTCATGAATTGGAGTTTTCAGCTGTGTACACCCGCGGAACAGGAGGTATGGACGCGAGTATCGGTCTTCGTCGGATCCTTTGACCTAGCCGCTGCCACGGCAGTCTGCGAGCGCACGAACTTGACATGTCCTGACGTGCTGGCAGCTCTCGCTGGTCTTGTCGACAAGTCAGTACTGGTTCTGGCAGTGCACCCCGACGCGTCCTATCGTTTCTTGGAACCAATCCGTCAATTCGGACGCGCCGAACTGAACCACGGCGGCAAAGAATCCGAGACACGGCAGCTGCACTGCGGGCACTTTGCGAAGTTGGTCGCGCAGTCGCACTTGGAGGAATTTGGACCGAACCAGCTCCCGCATCTTCGACAAATGAGGCATCACCATGCCGATATATGCTCGGCGATGCAGTTCGCGATGCTCAGTGGTCGAGTTGAAGCAATAGTCATAGCGGGAGCCCTACGAATCTACTGGCACTCGACAGGATCGCTGACGGAAGGGCGAAGTTGGCTAGCCGCTGCGCTGGATCAACATCCAGACGCAGATTATGTCCGCGCACAAGCCCAATGGGCGGACACATGGCTGGCGCTGATGCAGGGTGACACCGATTCGGCTGTCGCCGAAACTGCTGCAGGGCTTGTACTTTCACAGAAAATTGAGAGTGAGCATCTCCGTCACAGATTCGGCCTGGCCTCCGGCGTTGCGTCACTTCATTCAGGTGACTTGACGACGGCAGCCGAGACGTTGCAGGCAGCCTATCTTGGATGTGAATCTCGAGATGACCTCGTTGGTATGTCGATTGCGTTGGTTCAACTTGCTTTGACATCGATAATGCTGGGTGATTACGAAGCCTCGAGTGCGTATGCGTCGAACTCTGTACAGCTGAGTGAACGTAACGGTGAATCATGGTACAAAGCTCACGCGCATTGGGCGCTGTCGATCTCGCTGTGGCGTCAGGGCAAACCAGAGTCAGCTGTCATCGAACTCAACACCAGCATAGAGTTGATGACCGAATTCGGTGAGCGATTGGTTTTGGCACGGTCGTTCGAAGTGCTTGGTTGGATCGCAACGGATTCGGGCGAATTCATCAGGGGCGCACAGCTGATCGGTATGTCCACTCGCTTGTGGGATGACACGGGTGCAGCGTTGTCAGCCTTCGGTCGTCTCGATTTTCTGCACGAAGAGTGTGTCGCGAAACTCGACGAAGAACTGGGGACCGCAGGCCTCCGGGAGGAGATGAGACATGGCGCCTCATCCAGCCTGCACGACGCAATCAATTTTGCATTGAATAGGGGCGCTGATGCACAAGACACCGCCGAATACGTCGCCAGCGGTCTCACAGCAGAGCCAGAAATGACCAAACGGGAGTCACAGGTCGCTGAACTCATCGCAATAGGAAAGTCGAACAAAGAGATCGCAACTGCTTTGTCGATCTCGATAAGGACGGTCGAGGCGCACGTCGAACACATCTTCAACAAGTTCGACTTCACCTCACGCACCCAAATCGCAGTCTGGCAGCACGCGCGCAAATAG
- a CDS encoding MFS transporter, translating to MLEWYDWSVYAIFASFFAHQFFVDDGGTGAVLSALAVFAVGFLMRPIGGFVFGALADRRGRKFAMTTSMLLMAAGSLLVGVAPTYAQVGVWAAVILVFARLVQGLAHGGEISAAYTYIAEVAPPHRRGLWSTTVYISITAGILGASLIGAAASSIFGVDELRDWAWRIPFVFGGLLGVVSLYLRRSLEETDSFRQADHKPQTLRELGRGLARSKLSVFRIMGMTAGVTVVYYIWAVGASGFAISAKGADAEAVLWATVFANVFFMLTLPLWGWLADHYGRRRVFIGYAVSMAVLAYPLLSLLNASALRLGLLMAVALFFIGAFVGPMPAFFSELFPAQVRATGVGVSQSVTIAVLGGTAPYLLTWLSSHDLQWVFGVYTVVLALIGLIATLCTPETKDLGLR from the coding sequence ATGTTGGAGTGGTACGACTGGAGCGTCTACGCCATCTTCGCGTCGTTCTTTGCTCACCAGTTCTTCGTCGACGATGGCGGGACCGGAGCCGTTCTGTCAGCTCTTGCCGTATTCGCAGTCGGATTCCTCATGCGCCCGATCGGAGGCTTCGTTTTCGGGGCGTTGGCCGACCGGCGAGGTCGCAAGTTTGCAATGACGACGTCCATGCTGTTGATGGCAGCAGGAAGCCTTCTTGTCGGTGTCGCACCCACGTATGCGCAAGTCGGAGTGTGGGCTGCGGTGATTCTGGTGTTTGCCCGGTTGGTTCAGGGATTGGCGCACGGGGGTGAAATCTCTGCTGCGTACACCTACATAGCAGAGGTCGCTCCGCCTCATCGTCGCGGATTGTGGTCGACAACGGTGTACATCTCGATCACGGCGGGGATCCTGGGAGCTTCGCTCATCGGCGCGGCAGCGTCGTCGATCTTCGGTGTAGACGAACTCCGCGACTGGGCGTGGCGAATTCCATTCGTCTTCGGTGGCCTGCTTGGGGTCGTGAGTTTGTATCTCCGCAGATCGCTGGAAGAGACGGACTCGTTCCGTCAGGCGGACCACAAACCGCAGACATTGCGTGAGCTCGGAAGAGGTTTGGCGCGTAGCAAACTGAGCGTGTTCAGGATCATGGGAATGACGGCAGGCGTCACGGTTGTCTACTACATCTGGGCCGTAGGTGCGTCTGGGTTTGCGATCAGCGCAAAGGGCGCGGACGCCGAGGCCGTTCTCTGGGCGACTGTATTCGCGAACGTATTCTTCATGCTGACATTGCCGCTTTGGGGCTGGCTCGCTGACCACTACGGTCGGCGCCGAGTTTTCATCGGGTACGCCGTCTCGATGGCAGTGCTCGCATACCCACTGCTTTCCCTGCTGAACGCATCGGCGCTTCGACTGGGCCTGTTGATGGCGGTAGCTCTGTTCTTCATCGGAGCATTCGTCGGACCGATGCCCGCGTTCTTCTCCGAGTTGTTCCCAGCCCAGGTGCGCGCAACAGGCGTCGGTGTCAGTCAATCAGTGACAATCGCAGTCCTGGGAGGCACCGCTCCGTACCTGTTGACCTGGCTGTCCAGTCACGATCTGCAATGGGTCTTCGGCGTGTACACCGTAGTTCTCGCACTGATCGGCTTGATCGCCACCCTGTGCACACCCGAAACCAAGGACCTCGGACTCCGATGA